The stretch of DNA acaacaaaataatcAGATTGGTAGCATGGTTACTTCGTTGGAATCCTAAGGTAAGGAGACAATTTGCCGTAGCTAGCGACTTGTCTAACGACGAGTGTGTGTATGcggaaaaaacattatttaaattgttacaGAAGGAGGATTTCGCCGGGGGACATTTACCAAACAACTTCAAGACACGACAAGGCAGCGACGGTGTACTTAGAGTCAAGACAAGACTGGAACTAAGTCACGAACACAAAGATTTCGTAAACCCGATACTGTTATCTGGAAAAAACGAAATCGTGAGACGGTTCGTACGACAGCGACACGAGATTCTACAACACGCAGGGACACAGACTTTAATGTCTAGCATCAGAAATGAATTCTGGGTTTTAGGCATAAGACGTCTCGCAAAAAGAGTTGTTTCAGAATGTGTCATCTGCAAGAAGTACAAATGTAAACATTACGAAGTTCCAGAGGCACCCCTGCCCACAGACAGAGTGGAAAGTGTGACGGCCTTCCAGACTACAGGCATAGATTTTGCGGGACCGTTGGTTCTACGAAATCAGACGAAATGTTGGATCGCTCTATTCACGTGTGCGACATATAGAGCAGTACACCTCGAACTAGTGGAGTCATTGTCAACAAACAGCTTCATAATGGCACTACGAAGATTCATTGCTCGAAGAGGACGAATACAAGTCATATACACGGACAATGGAACAAATTTTCAAGGTACTGCTAACTTGTTAAATAATGTGGATTGGAAGGAAGTCGAAGTTACCACAGCCGTACTACCACAGCCGATAAAATGGAAGTTCATCCCGCCCGCTTCTCCTTGGTGGGGAGGATGGTGGGAACGTCTGGTGCGCGTCATGAAGGAAATGCTACGTCGGATATTGGGAAAAGCGTCATTATCATGGATAGAGCTGACCACCCTGCTATGTGAATGTGAGTCGGTTATGAATAACCGTCCCTTGACGTATATAGCTACAGACGACGACACGCCACGCCCCTTGACACCCGCTTTATTTTTACAGGGACTATCCACGGCAGAGACACCTGATTTAGACGTAATCGATGCTCACAATATGAACATCAGATTGCGCTACCTGCAGACCCTGCGGACGGAGTTTCGACAGAGATTTAGAAATGAATATATTTCGTTACTTATTAGCAAGAACAAAGGTAAGTCGAAATTCCCGTCGGTAGGCGACGTTGTCTTGATACAGACTGATGCAGGTCGTCTCTATTGGCCTCTTGGCATAATAAAAGAATTGGTTACAGGTAACGACGGCATAACAAGAGTCGCGAAAGTACAGACTGCGATGGGAGAGAAGATAAGAAGTTGTCAACGCCTCTACCCATTAGAATTGTCGGCAGTCACTGACGAGTGGCATACACCTACTGTCCCTAAGCAAGGTGAGCCCGACAGTGCTGACTTGCGGGCTGGATCTAGCTGTGTTCTAGACCCAACTGCAAACTCTCACATTGACGAGACACCCGCGATAACAGTGGGTGATGAGTCACACCCCTCGTCTACCACTACAAGACACGGTAGAGTCGTTAAGCTCCCACGCAGATTTTTGGACTGAATATGTGGTATGTAGATCCCTTTCTAATGTGTAATAAGCATATTGACTTGCCTATAAATTTGGTAAATAACAAATTTGGTGAATTTGGACTGTGCCAGTGGTTTTTGTTCTTGAATTGTCTACGTGACGAGTGAATTTGGAGAATCTGacatttatattatgtgtatgaTCTTTAATTTCGAATGGTTAGCCTATTGGGAAAATTTATGACATGTTTACAAACGAATAATGACCTAATGActtaataatgaataatttgAATGCTATAGATTTGTAATTCAGTACAAACACATTGtgagatttgtttattttaacaatTGTGACGTAGAATAGTGTAATATGTAAAGTTCTATTTCAGCATAGGAAGACATGTTGCACTAGCTTTTCTTTTGTATGACGTAACCTCTTAGGATGGTTGATTTGTTTACCTTTACTTAACATGTTACAATGTACTTGTAGCTATTGTTTTGATAACTTTGTACTGATGTATtacaatttgtaatttaatatatttttgacaatTTCAATTTTGTATTGTAATCTAGACTTGAATTGTTAATTGTAAAATGGGTCTTATTTCGTCATATTCTGCagtggttttttttattgtttgttattgACAATGGTTCGGAGTTGCCTACTTATTCCTTTCTTATTTCGTGGTTTAGAGGATGTTGTGAATTAGTTGTAGTGGCAACACtagcatttataaaaaaaaaaaaaatatagattgtCAGACTGACGGATGacaattgtctttttttttttgagaccGGGCTGCTCCGAACCCCGCAAACACGATAAGATttctgtaatattatattaaatagtaaataccaaataaatgataatacaaGTGAAAGTAAACGAGTTTAATTGCCGAAACACATAATCGACAACACCCTCAATGAATAAGGCAGTAAAATAAACGTATTTCTTATTTGCCAGGGACAAGTCACATTTttatatctgtttttttttaggtgaatttcgTATATTAAGTACTCAAAGTCAGAAGCATTTTAAGAGGTGCACTTAATATGTCcctaacatacagggtgttagtgacatcgtaacgaaaactttgagggttgattcaggccatgattctgagtagatatcaagtggaattttccgtcgcaaaatcatGTAACGGAAaataatccacttgatatcaactcagaatcatggtctgaatcatccccctcagtattcgttacggtgtcactaacacccatacctacttgtatggctaccaattatgtacttgtacagggtgtaagtgacatcgtaacgaatactgaggaggctgattcagctcattattctgagttaatatcaagtggaattttgggTCTGTAAATATTTCGTTCACACATAAAAAAggaagttgtttttatttactagtGGGTCTACCAATCTTATTAGGGattacatgaaaaaaaaaacacttacgtAAATGGAACACGAACAGTTCCCTAGCAGCTGCGAGCGGTAGCACGCAGACTCCCACCAGCAAATCGGCTGTTAGAAGGCTAGTAAGCGCGTAGTGCGCAGGCGCACGCTTCGCACGCCGCACCGCTGCCAGCATGAGCGCGTTGCCGACGATGGTACAGATGGTCACCAGCGACATCGCCACCAACATCGCCACCCAGCCGACGGTCACATCTCCTCGGACTGACATTGCTGTTGATATTAAGATCCTATTaccaccggacacttcatactaacaaccccgttttacacagactacacattgacgttatggtaaacgcgcgtctgtgtgtgtgacgtctgacgtcatacgatttaagtctcaactatgttcgaggggggtgaggtaaacctagttcaggcgctggtggggagcggagagttgccattctatacgtagtattattccttattttatgctatTACACTACCCAACCCGTCGAGTCTGATGCGTCACGGAGGCGTGGCTGAGAGGGACTTTTCAGGTATCaaggttatttttgagccgccgtaggcccctgacatgacttatgtaacgactacgttcttatattagtaagtatatagtAACCGGGCCCAACACCTTTACGAGCCTCCCGAAGAACTCCCGAAgaacggatcaacttacttttggacaatcaggggaaaatgtagatggcgctgtataaaattgcctttgtttaaccttctaattgtGAGCGTCAGAATTACCGGTCACTCGCctcatatcaagtagaaattacGCCTAAGCATTGGTGCCCTATTAGTGTCACTTAGTGCCTATTACTATAGAGTTGGTGCCGCGGTATTCTTGCCAAATTATAACATTTAAGGGTGCCCGGTCAATCTGACGTTTGGATGGCCGGTTACAATTCTGTAGTGTCGAAACTACTTGTAGAAACTAAATTATTATTGCGCCAACAGTTGGTGCCAATTGGTGTCTTTAAACTTTATAAACGTTTAATTTGTAAGTATCACGGTAAAAAAGATAtcgaaaggagatcatcggatttcggcccagtagtcaaagtgccggccaaaaaataattttgctatattccgttagaccttatccgtctgagtatttattactatgacaccaaagctgtagggtcaatatcttcggttttattcgaattaaaagaactgtatgtttcatacatttttggtgaaaatgtaaagtgccggccaagtaacaataatggtatatatccttagaacttatccatctgagcatttattactatggcaccaaagccgtagcgtcaatatttctgtttttattcgaattaaaaaataaacttgtatttttcatacattttggtgaaaatgtgaagtgccggccaagaaacaatattggtatatcccgttaaaacttatccctttgaccatttattattatggcaccaaacgtctatgaccattattttggcttttattggactttacgttttagtttctaagtgaaaagtgccggtcagcaaaaacacatatcaaaactatcgagaagatacctgtaaacattattcagtatgacaataaacgtgtatgaccattagtttggctgttgttggatttttaaaatctcgattcttgatttattttgttataaaataaaatatgacaggcgcgttatttaaaggatcgtcagaatgtttattactatgacattaaacgtctatgaccactattttgaactcaattagatttctcaaaaatctggagttttcatagatacctacactttggcgaaaaacgttttatctggcgataatgcaggtaaaggcgtaatatcgtggtcgtctttggacacatttttattaatcaaaaataggttttcgtttgaccactatctcacctgatggtgatacacgctttagaagcttattttttttttaaagaaaagtgagTTACGATGCTatgtcggccgagtagcaccaggacattgtgatcggcatacatgcaaagtacaactgcccgactcctgtcttccctaacagctacttcagacgtcatgccaaaatacgtcactagatggcaagcttatctttggagggtggtaaccatctacggtcaagatgaatcaataccataattcgacctaaacttaggccgtaaccttgagtcgaatgcaaaaactacagccaacgtcatatctaaaatcagatagtattaatatagaagttcacctaacaacacacaaaacaaaaacacaaagtatttatctgactaataactagtcatagggaaagctctgcttattgtcattgttaaaatgtatataaaaaaaagatttttttaaaaagtctaataaaagccaaagtcgatatttggtaatatagtaaaaaaatacgtttcaagtcgtttaccaaaagatttgacttattttgtttcgctggctgacattttcccatttgaaccaaaacggaaagagagacgaataaaagtcaaaataatggtcaaaaatgttttgcgctagattattaaatgttctaaaggtcctttgtaatccgccgtaccgcaagttttgcctaaagcactttatttttaaacaaaacaaaaaagaaatcaagatttttaaaatacaataaaatgcaaactaatggtcatacacgtttggcgctatagaaaaaaatgttaacaggcatctactcgatactctcaacatggtatttttggtggtcggcacttttcacatttgaactaaaacgtaaattccaataaaagtcaaaataatggtcatagatatttggtgtcatattaaaaaatattgagaagcaactattaagtagacagatttgacgtatttaattcgatggccggcattttaacatattaaccaaaacggaaagtccaataaacgtcaaaataatggtcatagaagtttggcgccatactaataaatgttctaacggtcctttgtaatacgcctgtatcccttttattcccaacggacataatatttttttttacaaaatgtatgaaaaatcgagatttttaaaatccaattacagccaaactaatggtcatacacgtttggtgtcatagtaaaaaatgttcacagcaatgtactcgaaaggttcgacacattttttttctctggccggcactttcgaatttgggccggccaaagtatggagagccgatgatctcctttaaatATAAAGCGCCTGATGGTGTTGGAAGAGCAAATACGCATATGATtaaagttaatatttttattagtgaATGAGGCTAGATTAATGTTGACTGTTATAAATTGTGTTAGAGTAGTAGTCCTTTTTCGGAAACAGGGCTAGGTAAAGCATTTTTATTACTGTAAACACagggttttgacgtttagtaaaaattaactgatttgactagttggaaagtacgcTATTGAGAATATAGGTATATAGTAAGCTTCGGTCATGCGTTTTGAAAATGTTTCGATTGAACTTACCACTGTTAGTATTAGATCCTCCCCAATTTGTAGCTGCGTTCACATTTGCCATACACATCACCTTCACAAATTAGCATCTGCGCCAGGAGCAGTTGCAGCGTTAAGATTTGTCATTtttcctgaagatttgaaaagtccggttttttactgcacgtctgaccttccaacccgcgaagggaaagccgaCCCAATACGAGTACAGGCTAAACCAAACCACAATCACAACAcaacatatttaattatcttattattattttttattattacggaGTGTCTTGTCCAGTAGACATTCAACATGCAACTATTTGATTATCTAAAGACTAGAAGGTGTATGCAGTTTAGAAGATAAAAGAGGGTAGACGAAAATACATTGTTAACAGTGAAAGAAGGTAGGTTATAATGTTAttcataaattgaaaataatcggGGGGTGTAAACGTGACGAAATCCACTCAAGAGGATCTTTCAACATCGTACATATACCATAatcataaagaataatattacgtaatgttagatagaaaagaatcgatcgatccAACAATGACTGATACATTACTATGCCCATAAACGTCAAACACTAACTTACGTACCTTGACACTTCTAATtgtgtagtttcctaggtcaaagataaattatgaaactctgattactaaataaagacagatatacaGGTGACACGAAAAAacgctttcttttttttatttaacgtatttatgaaatctaataataagttcgacattgtcacgtttttctatgacgtcacaagttgcttttCCGTACGAATTCCATaggtagtaatttcgtattttgacgttcaGGGCTATGGTAGGCATTCGTAAAAGTAAACCATTTAAATTCTTTTAGACAAAAATTAATTAAGAGCTTAAAAAACCTGAAAAGAACTTTCTATCACTTTAGATACTAAGGTTTCTAAAAGGAAAcaagtgttattttatttattcctttattttattgtcagttaaggggaaaaatatttaaaatttaattctcctcaaaactttaaaatcttacagagaaatgcatttcattattaaaataatgataaGATGTATTTACAGGCGTCTTATTGCTAGAGTTGATCTTCtgaattaaatttaaagtttacttttaaattacaTGTTCCCTAATCTTAAGCTAcgttcggaaggcacgaaaGATTGAAGATCcttgattttttaatttaagtgcccatttttacatttataaaagtgCCGAAATTGATTCCTGAATTTTTTGATTGATTTTAAATTCGTGTCTAATACGGTACGGCATGACTTATAAAACGCAAGAACGTTAAAAGTTTTGTAAATTTTTAACTAATATATAAAATTCTCTAGTCTGCGTTTggtgtccctttccttttcggcagataagaaaatgacaggtataacttaaaataaaattaagtggtcTGCAGGAATCCGGGCCATCTTAGTTTTCATTTTctaaagtaaacatttaaaacaaacatgTATTGTATTAGACACGCTGCAATAAAAATTGGAATGACACAAGTCAACCCCTATTTACAAGTATTTTGTActtgaatacaaaattatatctcCAAACAGCACATTTATAGtcagtttatttatattagaatGCATTCTAAGGAAGCACAGGTTTCTTACATGTACCCTACTTATTCTAAAGCTAGTAATACACAAATTATCAC from Pectinophora gossypiella chromosome 3, ilPecGoss1.1, whole genome shotgun sequence encodes:
- the LOC126380035 gene encoding uncharacterized protein LOC126380035 isoform X3, coding for MAMAKFDLRGWVTAPERMEGAVKDTHVLGLTWNTEEDTLCCNINSNENYKGKITKRYLLSVTQQIFDPLGIVCPATVVPKRLLQKVWKRKFDWDEEICPELAREFKIWQSTIHLLKKCKIPRRLTAAPIKKCNNSIHTFSDASEDAYAACVYLRTEQEGKVHVQLIIAKSRIAPANKKMSLPRLELMGAVIASRLYREVIDSGLMTPETNYNSYFWTDSTVVLAWVKQQRQWKPFVSNRVKEISRNSDIDSWNHISGDCNPADLPSRGCNANALLEKRWWEGPTWLRNRQDCWPISSSIQAKPNEEIVRKEEKSQSHVNMSVTEPLFSKRLLYFSKYNKIIRLVAWLLRWNPKVRRQFAVASDLSNDECVYAEKTLFKLLQKEDFAGGHLPNNFKTRQGSDGVLRVKTRLELSHEHKDFVNPILLSGKNEIVRRFVRQRHEILQHAGTQTLMSSIRNEFWVLGIRRLAKRVVSECVICKKYKCKHYEVPEAPLPTDRVESVTAFQTTGIDFAGPLVLRNQTKCWIALFTCATYRAVHLELVESLSTNSFIMALRRFIARRGRIQVIYTDNGTNFQGTANLLNNVDWKEVEVTTAVLPQPIKWKFIPPASPWWGGWWERLVRVMKEMLRRILGKASLSWIELTTLLCECESVMNNRPLTYIATDDDTPRPLTPALFLQGLSTAETPDLDVIDAHNMNIRLRYLQTLRTEFRQRFRNEYISLLISKNKGKSKFPSVGDVVLIQTDAGRLYWPLGIIKELVTGNDGITRVAKVQTAMGEKIRSCQRLYPLELSAVTDEWHTPTVPKQGEPDSADLRAGSSCVLDPTANSHIDETPAITVGDESHPSSTTTRHGRVVKLPRRFLD
- the LOC126380035 gene encoding uncharacterized protein LOC126380035 isoform X5, coding for MTLEEKMNSIKKSGFCFICLKKGHLANKCKTFTKCLSCHKRHNVILCPNVHKTESTLFTKHNETFLQTLIVTVSYNGRNMKVRALLDSGSQRSYVKSSVAKELKLEKGLSTAETPDLDVIDAHNMNIRLRYLQTLRTEFRQRFRNEYISLLISKNKGKSKFPSVGDVVLIQTDAGRLYWPLGIIKELVTGNDGITRVAKVQTAMGEKIRSCQRLYPLELSAVTDEWHTPTVPKQGEPDSADLRAGSSCVLDPTANSHIDETPAITVGDESHPSSTTTRHGRVVKLPRRFLD
- the LOC126380035 gene encoding uncharacterized protein LOC126380035 isoform X1, with amino-acid sequence MLRPVFDASAKDCKGLSLNDCIDKGINLIELIPKLLILFRRGAYGAIADIAKAFLQISVSKNDRKYLKFLWWKDFEMQQEVVTYQHNRVMFGVNCSPFLLAATINFHLDNCGNKYRETVQKLKESFYVDNCTASFDTITQRDNFISQSREIMAMAKFDLRGWVTAPERMEGAVKDTHVLGLTWNTEEDTLCCNINSNENYKGKITKRYLLSVTQQIFDPLGIVCPATVVPKRLLQKVWKRKFDWDEEICPELAREFKIWQSTIHLLKKCKIPRRLTAAPIKKCNNSIHTFSDASEDAYAACVYLRTEQEGKVHVQLIIAKSRIAPANKKMSLPRLELMGAVIASRLYREVIDSGLMTPETNYNSYFWTDSTVVLAWVKQQRQWKPFVSNRVKEISRNSDIDSWNHISGDCNPADLPSRGCNANALLEKRWWEGPTWLRNRQDCWPISSSIQAKPNEEIVRKEEKSQSHVNMSVTEPLFSKRLLYFSKYNKIIRLVAWLLRWNPKKEDFAGGHLPNNFKTRQGSDGVLRVKTRLELSHEHKDFVNPILLSGKNEIVRRFVRQRHEILQHAGTQTLMSSIRNEFWVLGIRRLAKRVVSECVICKKYKCKHYEVPEAPLPTDRVESVTAFQTTGIDFAGPLVLRNQTKCWIALFTCATYRAVHLELVESLSTNSFIMALRRFIARRGRIQVIYTDNGTNFQGTANLLNNVDWKEVEVTTAVLPQPIKWKFIPPASPWWGGWWERLVRVMKEMLRRILGKASLSWIELTTLLCECESVMNNRPLTYIATDDDTPRPLTPALFLQGLSTAETPDLDVIDAHNMNIRLRYLQTLRTEFRQRFRNEYISLLISKNKGKSKFPSVGDVVLIQTDAGRLYWPLGIIKELVTGNDGITRVAKVQTAMGEKIRSCQRLYPLELSAVTDEWHTPTVPKQGEPDSADLRAGSSCVLDPTANSHIDETPAITVGDESHPSSTTTRHGRVVKLPRRFLD
- the LOC126380035 gene encoding uncharacterized protein LOC126380035 isoform X2, with translation MLRPVFDASAKDCKGLSLNDCIDKGINLIELIPKLLILFRRGAYGAIADIAKAFLQISVSKNDRKYLKFLWWKDFEMQQEVVTYQHNRVMFGVNCSPFLLAATINFHLDNCGNKYRETVQKLKESFYVDNCTASFDTITQRDNFISQSREIMAMAKFDLRGWVTAPERMEGAVKDTHVLGLTWNTEEDTLCCNINSNENYKGKITKRYLLSVTQQIFDPLGIVCPATVVPKRLLQKVWKRKFDWDEEICPELAREFKIWQSTIHLLKKCKIPRRLTAAPIKKCNNSIHTFSDASEDAYAACVYLRTEQEGKVHVQLIIAKSRIAPANKKMSLPRLELMGAVIASRLYREVIDSGLMTPETNYNSYFWTDSTVVLAWVKQQRQWKPFVSNRVKEISRNSDIDSWNHISGDCNPADLPSRGCNANALLEKRWWEGPTWLRNRQDCWPISSSIQAKPNEEIVRKEEKSQSHVNMSVTEPLFSKRLLYFSKYNKIIRLVAWLLRWNPKVRRQFAVASDLSNDECVYAEKTLFKLLQKEDFAGGHLPNNFKTRQGSDGVLRVKTRLELSHEHKDFVNPILLSGKNEIVRRFVRQRHEILQHAGTQTLMSSIRNEFWVLGIRRLAKRVVSECVICKKYKCKHYEVPEAPLPTDRVESVTAFQTTGIDFAGPLVLRNQTKCWIALFTCATYRAVHLELVESLSTNSFIMALRRFIARRGRIQVIYTDNGTNFQGTANLLNNVDWKEVEVTTAVLPQPIKWKFIPPASPWWGGWWERLVRVMKEMLRRILGKASLSWIELTTLLCECESVMNNRPLTYIATDDDTPRPLTPALFLQGLSTAETPDLDVIDAHNMNIRLRYLQTLRTEFRQRFRNEYISLLISKNKGNDGITRVAKVQTAMGEKIRSCQRLYPLELSAVTDEWHTPTVPKQGEPDSADLRAGSSCVLDPTANSHIDETPAITVGDESHPSSTTTRHGRVVKLPRRFLD